Proteins encoded within one genomic window of Streptomyces rubradiris:
- a CDS encoding phosphatidylglycerol lysyltransferase domain-containing protein: MEDARIAVPRRLRARRPAGASRRAAACAVWYLRTVAFVNFLSAVWVSLGQDVRRHNQDDLFTPYLLTAGFASGVLTAFLAITMRRRKRAAWILNLVMSGLFLALFAFAMTFPEIRRYAQNWVSLALTAAFVGALLIGRREFYAKGDRSNPRLAATVAVGGGLAASLLAGLLVTVTNQAPDAARSTFPERWYYGTLRLVSVAAEESRFPGLDPPNWANVAVNVLSTALLLAVLYAAFRSRRAVDPLTEDDEKRLRELLERHGDRDSLGYFALRREKSVVWSPTGKAAVAYRVVGGVSLASGDPLGDPEAWPGAIAPWLAEARAHGWIPAVMGASEEAGTVYARHGLDALELGDEAVVEVAEFTLEGRAMRTVRQAYNRVRRAGYRVRVRRHEDIPAPEMAYLVERAEHWRDGATERGFSMALGRLGDPRDGRCVMLECVDAEGRLRALLSFVPWGPHGLSLDLMRRERDVDGHANGLTEFMVIELLRRAREIGITQVSLNFAMFRSVFERGARLGAGPVLRLWRSLLGFFSRWWQIESLYRANAKYRPAWEPRFLLFEKTADLPRIGLASARAEGFLEAPGLPGWPRRRQVRNAPTTVRG, encoded by the coding sequence ATGGAAGATGCCCGCATTGCCGTGCCGCGGCGACTGAGGGCGCGCCGGCCCGCCGGGGCCTCCCGGCGGGCCGCCGCGTGCGCCGTCTGGTATCTGCGGACCGTCGCGTTCGTGAACTTCCTGAGCGCGGTGTGGGTCTCGCTCGGCCAGGACGTGCGCCGGCACAACCAGGACGACCTCTTCACGCCGTACCTGTTGACGGCCGGCTTCGCCTCCGGTGTCCTCACCGCCTTCCTGGCCATCACCATGCGCCGCCGCAAACGGGCCGCGTGGATCCTGAACCTGGTGATGAGCGGGCTCTTCCTGGCCCTGTTCGCGTTCGCCATGACCTTCCCGGAGATCCGCCGGTACGCCCAGAACTGGGTCTCCCTGGCGCTGACGGCCGCCTTCGTGGGCGCGCTGCTCATCGGCCGCCGGGAGTTCTACGCCAAGGGCGACCGCTCCAACCCCCGGCTCGCGGCGACCGTGGCCGTCGGCGGCGGCCTGGCCGCGAGCCTGCTGGCCGGGCTGCTGGTGACGGTCACCAACCAGGCGCCGGACGCGGCCCGCTCGACGTTCCCCGAGCGCTGGTACTACGGCACCCTGCGGCTGGTGTCGGTGGCGGCCGAGGAGTCCCGCTTTCCCGGCCTCGACCCGCCCAACTGGGCGAACGTGGCCGTCAACGTGCTCAGCACCGCCCTGCTCCTCGCCGTGCTGTACGCCGCCTTCCGCTCCCGGCGCGCCGTCGACCCGCTCACCGAGGACGACGAGAAACGGCTGCGGGAACTGCTGGAGCGGCACGGTGACCGGGACTCGCTCGGCTACTTCGCGCTGCGCCGGGAGAAGAGCGTGGTGTGGTCCCCGACCGGGAAGGCCGCCGTCGCCTATCGCGTCGTCGGCGGGGTGAGCCTGGCCTCCGGGGACCCGCTCGGCGACCCGGAGGCATGGCCGGGGGCGATCGCGCCGTGGCTGGCCGAGGCGCGGGCGCACGGATGGATCCCGGCGGTGATGGGCGCGAGCGAGGAGGCCGGCACGGTCTACGCCCGGCACGGCCTGGACGCGCTGGAACTCGGGGACGAGGCGGTCGTGGAGGTCGCCGAGTTCACGCTGGAGGGGCGGGCCATGCGTACCGTCCGGCAGGCGTACAACCGGGTGCGGCGGGCCGGGTACCGGGTGCGCGTCCGGCGCCACGAGGACATCCCGGCGCCCGAGATGGCGTACCTCGTGGAGCGCGCCGAGCACTGGCGGGACGGCGCGACCGAGCGCGGCTTCAGCATGGCGCTGGGGCGGCTCGGGGACCCCCGCGACGGCCGGTGCGTGATGCTGGAGTGCGTGGACGCCGAGGGGCGGCTGCGGGCGCTGCTGTCCTTCGTGCCGTGGGGCCCGCACGGGCTGTCGCTGGACCTCATGCGGCGGGAACGGGACGTCGACGGCCACGCCAACGGGCTGACGGAGTTCATGGTCATCGAGCTGCTGCGGCGCGCCCGCGAGATCGGGATCACGCAGGTCTCGCTCAACTTCGCGATGTTCCGCTCGGTCTTCGAACGTGGCGCGCGCCTCGGCGCCGGACCGGTGCTGAGGCTGTGGCGGTCGCTGCTCGGCTTCTTCTCCCGCTGGTGGCAGATCGAGTCGCTGTACCGCGCCAACGCCAAGTACCGGCCCGCCTGGGAACCGCGGTTCCTGCTCTTCGAGAAGACCGCGGACCTGCCGCGCATCGGCCTCGCCTCGGCCCGCGCGGAGGGCTTCCTGGAGGCGCCGGGCCTGCCCGGGTGGCCGCGCCGCAGGCAGGTGCGGAACGCACCGACGACCGTACGGGGATGA
- the lpdA gene encoding dihydrolipoyl dehydrogenase, giving the protein MANDASTVFDLVILGGGSGGYAAALRGAQLGLDVALIEKDKVGGTCLHKGCIPTKALLHAGEVADQARESEQFGVKASFEGIDVPAVHKYKDEVISGLYKGLQGLIASRKVTYIEGEGRLSSPTSVDVNGQRVQGRHILLATGSVPKSLPGLEIDGNRIISSDHALVLDRVPKSAIILGGGVIGVEFASAWKSFGADVTVIEGLKHLVPVEDENSSKLLERAFRKRGIKFNLGTFFQKAEYTQDGVKVTLADGKEFEAELLLVAVGRGPVSQGLGYEEQGVAMDRGYVLVDEYMRTNVPTISAVGDLVPTLQLAHVGFAEGILVAERLAGLKVVPIDYDGVPRVTYCHPEVASVGITEAKAKEVYGADKVVSIKFPLGGNGKSRILKTAGEIKLVQVKDGAVVGVHMVGDRMGEQVGEAQLIYNWEALPSEVAQLIHAHPTQNEALGEAHLALAGKPLHMHD; this is encoded by the coding sequence GTGGCGAACGACGCCAGCACCGTTTTCGACCTAGTGATCCTCGGCGGTGGTAGCGGTGGTTACGCCGCGGCCCTGCGCGGGGCTCAGCTGGGCCTGGACGTCGCCCTGATCGAGAAGGACAAGGTCGGCGGCACCTGCCTGCACAAGGGTTGCATCCCCACCAAGGCTCTGCTCCACGCGGGCGAGGTCGCCGACCAGGCCCGCGAGAGCGAGCAGTTCGGCGTCAAGGCCTCCTTCGAGGGCATCGACGTCCCGGCCGTCCACAAGTACAAGGACGAGGTCATCTCGGGCCTGTACAAGGGTCTGCAGGGTCTGATCGCCTCCCGCAAGGTGACGTACATCGAGGGCGAGGGCCGGCTGTCCTCCCCCACGTCCGTCGACGTGAACGGCCAGCGCGTCCAGGGCCGCCACATCCTGCTGGCGACCGGCTCCGTGCCGAAGTCCCTGCCGGGCCTGGAGATCGACGGCAACCGCATCATCTCCTCCGACCACGCCCTGGTCCTGGACCGCGTGCCGAAGTCCGCCATCATCCTGGGCGGCGGTGTCATCGGCGTCGAGTTCGCCTCGGCGTGGAAGTCCTTCGGTGCCGACGTCACGGTCATCGAGGGCCTGAAGCACCTCGTCCCGGTCGAGGACGAGAACTCCTCCAAGCTTCTCGAGCGCGCCTTCCGCAAGCGCGGCATCAAGTTCAACCTGGGCACGTTCTTCCAGAAGGCCGAGTACACCCAGGACGGTGTGAAGGTCACCCTGGCGGACGGCAAGGAGTTCGAGGCCGAGCTGCTGCTCGTCGCCGTCGGCCGCGGCCCGGTCTCCCAGGGCCTCGGCTACGAGGAGCAGGGCGTCGCGATGGACCGCGGCTACGTGCTCGTCGACGAGTACATGCGCACCAACGTCCCGACCATCTCCGCCGTCGGTGACCTCGTCCCCACCCTCCAGCTCGCGCACGTCGGCTTCGCCGAGGGCATCCTGGTGGCGGAGCGCCTGGCCGGTCTGAAGGTCGTTCCGATCGACTACGACGGTGTTCCGCGGGTGACGTACTGCCACCCGGAGGTCGCCTCCGTCGGCATCACGGAGGCCAAGGCCAAGGAGGTCTACGGCGCGGACAAGGTCGTCTCCATCAAGTTCCCGCTCGGCGGCAACGGCAAGAGCCGGATTCTGAAGACCGCGGGCGAGATCAAGCTCGTCCAGGTCAAGGACGGTGCCGTGGTCGGTGTCCACATGGTGGGCGACCGCATGGGCGAGCAGGTCGGCGAGGCGCAGCTGATCTACAACTGGGAGGCGCTGCCGTCCGAGGTGGCCCAGCTCATCCACGCCCACCCGACGCAGAACGAGGCGCTCGGCGAGGCCCACCTGGCCCTGGCCGGCAAGCCCCTCCACATGCACGACTGA
- a CDS encoding GntR family transcriptional regulator, whose protein sequence is MTAPVVHSLREQIREHIVEGIVSGRWQPGERIVERRIATELEVSQTPVREALRELESLRLIESAPNKGVRVRNLTAADLEESYPVRAGLEAIAAELAAERLAEDCSALEPHVAALYEADRKADGTAQVRHTVGFHRELVRAAHNSVLLHTWEGLGIEVFTALSIRWLGTVQQSYAEEHEELVQAFQRRDPRIAELVKAHVLGCAPRA, encoded by the coding sequence ATGACCGCGCCCGTCGTCCACTCGCTGCGCGAGCAGATCCGCGAGCACATCGTGGAGGGAATCGTCAGCGGGCGCTGGCAGCCGGGTGAGCGGATCGTGGAGCGGCGGATCGCGACCGAGCTGGAGGTCAGCCAGACCCCGGTGCGGGAGGCGCTGCGCGAGCTGGAGTCGCTGCGGCTGATCGAGTCGGCCCCGAACAAGGGCGTGCGCGTCCGCAATCTGACGGCGGCCGACCTGGAGGAGAGCTACCCGGTCCGGGCGGGCCTGGAGGCGATCGCCGCCGAGCTGGCGGCGGAGCGGCTCGCGGAGGACTGCTCGGCGCTGGAGCCGCACGTCGCGGCGCTGTACGAGGCCGACCGGAAGGCCGACGGCACGGCCCAGGTGCGGCACACGGTCGGCTTCCACCGGGAGCTGGTGCGGGCCGCGCACAACTCGGTGCTGCTGCACACCTGGGAGGGCCTGGGCATCGAGGTGTTCACGGCGCTGTCGATCCGCTGGCTGGGCACGGTCCAGCAGTCGTACGCCGAGGAGCACGAGGAGCTGGTGCAGGCGTTCCAGCGCCGTGATCCGCGGATCGCCGAGCTGGTGAAGGCGCATGTGCTGGGGTGCGCGCCGCGCGCCTGA
- a CDS encoding adenosylcobinamide-GDP ribazoletransferase, giving the protein MRFAFGTLTVLPVRVRRWDRAAARGGMLWAPVAGLVVGGCAAGLGLLLLLLGAGAPLAAVASVAVPAALTRGLHLDGLADTADGLGSGKPAEDALRIMKQSDIGPFGVLTLVLVLLAQVAVLAQLYDGSWARGALAAVVSAVTARLALTLAARAAVPAARPEGLGAAVAGVVPGPAALGAAAAVTAAAGAAGACLGWYDGVRTALAVAAGLAVAEPLLRRCVRRFGGVTGDVFGALAETAATTALVVLSLGR; this is encoded by the coding sequence CTGCGGTTCGCCTTCGGCACGCTCACCGTGCTGCCCGTGCGGGTGCGCCGGTGGGACCGGGCGGCGGCGCGCGGCGGGATGCTGTGGGCCCCGGTGGCCGGGCTGGTCGTCGGCGGCTGCGCGGCCGGGCTCGGCCTGCTGCTGCTCCTGCTCGGCGCCGGTGCGCCGCTCGCCGCCGTCGCCTCGGTCGCCGTACCCGCCGCGCTGACCCGGGGGCTGCACCTGGACGGGCTGGCCGACACCGCCGACGGGCTGGGCAGCGGCAAGCCCGCCGAAGACGCGCTGCGCATCATGAAGCAGTCGGACATCGGGCCGTTCGGAGTGCTCACCCTCGTCCTGGTGCTGCTGGCCCAGGTGGCCGTACTGGCCCAGCTCTACGACGGCTCCTGGGCGCGGGGCGCCCTGGCGGCCGTGGTCTCGGCGGTCACGGCCCGGCTGGCGCTCACCCTGGCCGCCCGCGCCGCGGTGCCGGCCGCCCGCCCGGAGGGGCTGGGCGCGGCCGTGGCCGGGGTGGTGCCGGGGCCCGCCGCGCTGGGGGCCGCGGCCGCGGTGACGGCGGCGGCCGGGGCGGCGGGCGCCTGCCTCGGCTGGTACGACGGCGTGCGCACCGCCCTCGCGGTGGCCGCCGGTCTCGCGGTCGCCGAACCGCTGCTGCGGCGGTGTGTGCGCCGGTTCGGCGGGGTCACCGGGGACGTGTTCGGCGCGCTCGCGGAGACGGCGGCGACGACCGCGCTCGTGGTGCTCTCGCTGGGCCGCTAG
- the sucB gene encoding 2-oxoglutarate dehydrogenase, E2 component, dihydrolipoamide succinyltransferase — protein MAVSVTLPALGESVTEGTVTRWLKAEGERVEADEPLLEVSTDKVDTEIPAPASGILASIKVAEDETVEVGAELALIDDGTGAPAAAPAPAAEAAEAPAAEAPAEPAPAPAAEAPAPAPAPAAEAAPAAPAGGAQGTDVVLPALGESVTEGTVTRWLKSVGETVEADEPLLEVSTDKVDTEIPAPASGVLLEIVVGEDETAEVGAKLAVIGAPGAAPAPAAEAAPAAPAAAPAPAPAPAPAPAPAAAPAPAPAPAPAAPAPAAAAPAPAPAPAPAPAPVTPATAPTSPTATQATDEGAYVTPLVRKLAAENGVDLATVKGTGVGGRIRKQDVLAAAEAAKAAAAAPAPAAAAPAAAAKKAPALQASPLRGQTVKMPRIRKVIGDNMVKALHEQAQLSSVVEVDVTRLMKLRARAKDSFAAREGVKLSPMPFFVKAAAQALKAHPVINAKINEAEGTITYFDTENVGIAVDSEKGLMTPVIKNAGDLNIAGIAKATAELAGKVRSNKITPDELAGATFTISNTGSRGALFDTIIVPPGQVAILGIGATVKRPAVIETEEGTVIGVRDMTYLTLSYDHRLVDGADAARYLTAVKAILEAGEFEVELGL, from the coding sequence ATGGCGGTTTCCGTAACCCTTCCGGCGCTCGGCGAGAGCGTCACCGAGGGCACTGTCACCCGCTGGCTGAAGGCCGAGGGCGAGCGCGTCGAGGCCGACGAGCCGCTGCTCGAGGTCTCGACCGACAAGGTCGACACCGAGATCCCCGCCCCCGCCTCCGGCATCCTGGCCTCCATCAAGGTGGCCGAGGACGAGACGGTCGAGGTCGGCGCCGAGCTGGCCCTCATCGACGACGGCACGGGTGCGCCCGCCGCCGCTCCGGCCCCGGCCGCCGAGGCCGCCGAGGCCCCCGCCGCCGAGGCCCCCGCCGAGCCCGCCCCCGCCCCGGCCGCCGAGGCTCCGGCCCCGGCTCCGGCGCCCGCCGCCGAGGCCGCTCCGGCCGCCCCGGCCGGTGGCGCGCAGGGCACCGACGTGGTCCTGCCCGCGCTGGGCGAGTCCGTCACCGAGGGCACCGTGACCCGCTGGCTGAAGTCGGTCGGCGAGACCGTCGAGGCCGACGAGCCGCTGCTCGAGGTCTCCACGGACAAGGTCGACACCGAGATCCCCGCCCCCGCCTCGGGTGTGCTGCTGGAGATCGTGGTCGGCGAGGACGAGACGGCCGAGGTCGGCGCCAAGCTCGCCGTCATCGGTGCCCCGGGTGCCGCTCCGGCCCCCGCCGCCGAGGCCGCCCCGGCCGCCCCCGCGGCTGCCCCGGCTCCGGCTCCCGCCCCGGCTCCGGCTCCGGCTCCGGCCGCTGCCCCGGCGCCCGCCCCGGCCCCGGCCCCCGCCGCTCCGGCTCCCGCCGCTGCCGCCCCGGCTCCGGCGCCCGCCCCGGCTCCGGCTCCGGCTCCGGTCACCCCGGCCACCGCGCCGACCTCGCCGACCGCCACCCAGGCGACCGACGAGGGCGCGTACGTGACCCCGCTGGTGCGCAAGCTCGCCGCCGAGAACGGCGTCGACCTGGCCACCGTCAAGGGCACCGGCGTCGGCGGCCGCATCCGCAAGCAGGACGTCCTCGCCGCCGCCGAGGCCGCGAAGGCCGCCGCCGCTGCCCCGGCCCCCGCCGCGGCCGCCCCGGCCGCCGCCGCGAAGAAGGCCCCGGCGCTTCAGGCCTCCCCGCTGCGTGGCCAGACCGTCAAGATGCCCCGCATCCGCAAGGTCATCGGCGACAACATGGTCAAGGCGCTGCACGAGCAGGCGCAGCTGTCGTCGGTCGTCGAGGTCGACGTCACCCGCCTGATGAAGCTGCGCGCCCGGGCGAAGGACTCCTTCGCGGCCCGCGAGGGCGTCAAGCTCTCCCCGATGCCGTTCTTCGTCAAGGCCGCCGCGCAGGCGCTGAAGGCCCACCCGGTCATCAACGCCAAGATCAACGAGGCCGAGGGGACCATCACCTACTTCGACACCGAGAACGTCGGTATCGCGGTGGACTCCGAGAAGGGCCTGATGACCCCGGTCATCAAGAACGCCGGCGACCTGAACATCGCGGGCATCGCCAAGGCCACGGCGGAACTCGCGGGCAAGGTCCGCAGCAACAAGATCACGCCGGACGAGCTGGCCGGCGCGACCTTCACCATCTCCAACACCGGTTCGCGCGGCGCGCTGTTCGACACGATCATCGTGCCGCCGGGCCAGGTCGCGATCCTCGGCATCGGTGCCACGGTCAAGCGTCCGGCCGTCATCGAGACCGAGGAGGGCACGGTCATCGGCGTCCGCGACATGACCTACCTGACCCTCTCCTACGACCACCGTCTGGTCGACGGCGCCGACGCGGCCCGTTACCTGACCGCGGTCAAGGCGATCCTGGAGGCGGGCGAGTTCGAGGTCGAGCTCGGCCTCTGA
- the aceE gene encoding pyruvate dehydrogenase (acetyl-transferring), homodimeric type yields the protein MTDPNAIQPSALDQLPDRDPEETAEWQASLDAVAREAGPHRAAYLMRRTLERAEAGGIALPKLLETDYVNTIPTSAEPALPGDPEMEARITAWNRWNAAAMVTRGSKHGVGGHIATFASAAWLYETGFNHFFKGKEGDGSGDQLYIQGHASPGIYARAFLDGRLNEAHLDNFRQEAGGNGLPSYPHPRRLPWLWEFPTVSMGLGPLSAIYQARFNRYLTNRGIKDVSASHVWAFLGDGEMDEPESTAALALAAREELDNLTFVINCNLQRLDGPVRANFKIVQELEAQFRGAGWNVIKTLWGSAWDELFALDTTGALVRRLREVPDAQVQTYQTRDAAYIREDFFGKDPALAEMAKLLSDDKILECFHLSRGGHEASKVYAAYKAAVEHKGAPTVILAQTVKGHTLGEGFASKNANHQMKKLTVDEFKAMRDRLGLPIKDSDFVDGVVPYGHPGADSPEVRYLQERRAALGGPAPARRTHTLPALPAPAEKAFASFDKGSGSQNVATTMAFVRLVKDLVRDKETGKRWVPIVPDEARTFGMESLFPSLGIYSPKGQTYEPVDRDQLMYYKEAKNGQILNEGITEAGSMADFIAASTSYATHGEAMIPFYIFYSMFGWQRTADQMWQLGDQLGRGFLVGATAGRTTLTGEGLQHADGHSPMIAATNPAALTYDPAFAYEIAVIVREGLRRMYGEAKPGEDQNVFYYLTVYNEPLPQPAKPQGLGIDEGIVKGLYRFNTAESAGITVAADAPRIQLLGSGTAIHWALKAQKLLAEEWGVAADVWSATSWTELRRDALEADAALLRGEDRVPYVRQALQGAEGPVLAVSDYMRQVPDQIAQWVEQDWSSLGADGFGLSDTREAARRHFGVDAESIVVAALSQLARRGEIKATAVKEAREKYGL from the coding sequence ATGACCGACCCCAACGCCATCCAGCCGAGCGCGCTCGACCAGCTCCCCGACCGCGACCCGGAGGAGACCGCCGAATGGCAGGCCTCCCTGGACGCCGTGGCCAGGGAAGCCGGACCGCACCGCGCCGCATACCTGATGCGCCGCACGCTGGAGCGCGCCGAGGCGGGCGGCATCGCGCTGCCGAAGCTCCTCGAGACCGACTACGTCAACACCATCCCCACCTCCGCGGAGCCGGCCCTGCCCGGTGACCCGGAGATGGAGGCCCGGATCACCGCCTGGAACCGCTGGAACGCGGCGGCCATGGTGACCCGTGGCAGCAAGCACGGCGTCGGCGGCCACATCGCGACCTTCGCCTCGGCCGCCTGGCTGTACGAGACCGGCTTCAACCACTTCTTCAAGGGCAAGGAGGGCGACGGCTCCGGCGACCAGCTGTACATCCAGGGCCACGCCTCCCCCGGCATCTACGCCCGCGCCTTCCTCGACGGCCGCCTGAACGAGGCGCACCTCGACAACTTCCGCCAGGAGGCCGGCGGCAACGGCCTGCCCTCCTACCCGCACCCGCGCCGGCTGCCCTGGCTGTGGGAGTTCCCGACGGTGTCCATGGGCCTCGGCCCGCTGTCGGCGATCTACCAGGCGCGGTTCAACCGCTACCTGACCAACCGCGGCATCAAGGACGTCTCCGCCTCCCACGTCTGGGCCTTCCTCGGCGACGGCGAGATGGACGAGCCGGAGTCCACGGCCGCCCTCGCGCTGGCCGCCCGTGAGGAGCTGGACAACCTCACCTTCGTCATCAACTGCAACCTCCAGCGCCTGGACGGCCCGGTCCGCGCCAACTTCAAGATCGTGCAGGAGCTGGAGGCCCAGTTCCGCGGCGCCGGCTGGAACGTGATCAAGACGCTGTGGGGCTCGGCCTGGGACGAGCTGTTCGCCCTGGACACCACGGGCGCGCTGGTCCGCCGGCTGCGCGAGGTGCCGGACGCGCAGGTCCAGACGTACCAGACCCGCGACGCCGCCTACATCCGCGAGGACTTCTTCGGCAAGGACCCGGCGCTGGCCGAGATGGCCAAGCTGCTGAGCGACGACAAGATCCTCGAGTGCTTCCACCTCTCGCGCGGTGGTCACGAGGCGAGCAAGGTCTACGCCGCGTACAAGGCCGCCGTCGAGCACAAGGGCGCGCCGACCGTGATCCTGGCCCAGACGGTCAAGGGCCACACCCTCGGCGAGGGCTTCGCGTCGAAGAACGCCAACCACCAGATGAAGAAGCTGACGGTGGACGAGTTCAAGGCGATGCGCGACCGGCTCGGCCTGCCGATCAAGGACAGCGACTTCGTCGACGGCGTGGTGCCCTACGGCCACCCGGGCGCCGACTCCCCGGAGGTGCGCTACCTCCAGGAGCGCCGCGCGGCCCTCGGCGGCCCGGCCCCGGCCCGCCGTACCCACACGCTGCCCGCGCTGCCGGCCCCGGCCGAGAAGGCGTTCGCCTCCTTCGACAAGGGCTCCGGCTCCCAGAACGTGGCCACCACGATGGCGTTCGTCCGCCTGGTCAAGGACCTGGTCCGCGACAAGGAGACGGGCAAGCGCTGGGTGCCGATCGTCCCGGACGAGGCGCGCACCTTCGGCATGGAGAGCCTCTTCCCGTCCCTGGGCATCTACTCGCCCAAGGGCCAGACGTACGAGCCGGTCGACCGTGACCAGCTGATGTACTACAAGGAGGCCAAGAACGGCCAGATCCTCAACGAGGGGATCACCGAGGCCGGTTCGATGGCCGACTTCATCGCCGCTTCGACGTCGTACGCGACGCACGGCGAGGCGATGATCCCGTTCTACATCTTCTACTCGATGTTCGGCTGGCAGCGCACGGCCGACCAGATGTGGCAGCTCGGCGACCAGCTCGGCCGCGGCTTCCTGGTCGGCGCGACGGCGGGCCGTACGACCCTGACGGGCGAGGGCCTCCAGCACGCCGACGGCCACTCCCCGATGATCGCGGCGACCAACCCGGCCGCGCTGACGTACGACCCCGCGTTCGCCTACGAGATCGCGGTGATCGTCCGTGAGGGTCTGCGCCGGATGTACGGCGAGGCCAAGCCGGGCGAGGACCAGAACGTCTTCTACTACCTGACGGTCTACAACGAGCCGCTGCCGCAGCCGGCCAAGCCGCAGGGCCTCGGCATCGACGAGGGCATCGTCAAGGGCCTGTACCGCTTCAACACGGCCGAGTCCGCGGGCATCACCGTGGCGGCGGACGCCCCGCGCATCCAGCTGCTGGGCTCCGGCACGGCGATCCACTGGGCCCTCAAGGCGCAGAAGCTGCTGGCCGAGGAGTGGGGCGTGGCCGCGGACGTGTGGTCCGCGACCTCCTGGACCGAGCTGCGCAGGGACGCGCTGGAGGCCGACGCGGCGCTGCTGCGCGGCGAGGACCGGGTGCCGTACGTCCGCCAGGCCCTGCAGGGCGCCGAGGGTCCGGTGCTCGCGGTGTCCGACTACATGCGCCAGGTCCCGGACCAGATCGCGCAGTGGGTCGAGCAGGACTGGTCCTCGCTGGGCGCCGACGGCTTCGGCCTGTCGGACACCCGTGAGGCCGCCCGCCGCCACTTCGGCGTCGACGCCGAGTCGATCGTCGTGGCCGCCCTGTCCCAGCTCGCCCGCCGCGGCGAGATCAAGGCGACGGCGGTCAAGGAGGCCCGGGAGAAGTACGGGCTGTAA
- a CDS encoding leucyl aminopeptidase, whose amino-acid sequence MTALTLSTAAAPGLRADAIVIGVAKGAQGPVVAPGAEAVDKAYDGKLAGVLETLGASGAEGELTKLPAPAGFKAPLVVAVGLGAEPSDDDAGYDAEALRKAAGVAARALSGTRKAAFALPVDGPGAIGAIGEGVLLGAYSFDVYKGGAQDAKNARAKNGKAPLAEAALLGGKPRDAAHKGALARAVAVSEELNRARDLVNMPPNDLTPAAFAALTQTAAKEHGIKVQVLDEKALAKGGYGGILGVGGGSAAAPRLVKLSYKHPKADKHLAFVGKGITYDSGGISLKPAGHNETMKCDMSGAAAVFAAVVAAARLGLEVEVTGWLALAENMPSGSAVRPGDVLRMYSGKTVEVLNTDAEGRLVLADALWAASQENPDAIVDVATLTGAMMLALGTRTFGVMANDDAFRTAVHEAAEEVGEPAWPMPLPEHLRKGMDSQVADIANMGERWGGGLVAGLFLREFVGEGIAWAHLDIAGPAFNEGGPFGYTPKGGTGSAVRTLVRLAELTAEGDLG is encoded by the coding sequence GTGACTGCTCTGACTCTCAGCACCGCCGCGGCGCCCGGCCTGCGGGCCGACGCGATCGTGATCGGTGTCGCCAAGGGCGCCCAGGGGCCCGTCGTCGCGCCGGGCGCCGAGGCCGTGGACAAGGCGTACGACGGCAAGCTGGCCGGCGTCCTGGAGACCCTCGGCGCCTCGGGTGCCGAGGGCGAGCTGACGAAGCTGCCCGCGCCGGCCGGCTTCAAGGCCCCGCTCGTGGTGGCGGTGGGCCTGGGCGCGGAGCCCTCGGACGACGACGCCGGCTACGACGCCGAGGCGCTGCGCAAGGCCGCCGGTGTGGCCGCCCGCGCGCTCTCCGGGACCAGGAAGGCCGCGTTCGCGCTGCCCGTCGACGGCCCCGGCGCGATCGGCGCCATCGGCGAGGGCGTGCTGCTCGGCGCCTACTCCTTCGACGTCTACAAGGGCGGCGCCCAGGACGCGAAGAACGCCAGGGCCAAGAACGGCAAGGCGCCGCTGGCCGAGGCCGCGCTGCTCGGCGGCAAGCCGCGCGACGCCGCCCACAAGGGCGCGCTCGCCCGCGCGGTCGCGGTCTCCGAGGAGCTGAACCGCGCCCGCGACCTGGTCAACATGCCGCCGAACGACCTCACCCCCGCCGCCTTCGCCGCGCTCACGCAGACCGCGGCCAAGGAGCACGGCATCAAGGTGCAGGTGCTCGACGAGAAGGCGCTGGCCAAGGGCGGCTACGGCGGCATCCTCGGCGTCGGCGGCGGCTCGGCGGCCGCGCCGCGCCTGGTCAAGCTGTCGTACAAGCACCCGAAGGCGGACAAGCACCTGGCGTTCGTCGGCAAGGGCATCACCTACGACTCGGGCGGCATCTCGCTGAAGCCGGCCGGGCACAACGAGACGATGAAGTGCGACATGAGCGGTGCCGCCGCCGTGTTCGCCGCGGTCGTCGCCGCCGCCCGGCTCGGCCTGGAGGTCGAGGTCACCGGCTGGCTGGCGCTGGCCGAGAACATGCCGTCCGGCTCCGCCGTCCGCCCGGGTGACGTGCTGCGCATGTACAGCGGCAAGACGGTCGAGGTGCTCAACACCGACGCCGAGGGCCGGCTGGTTCTCGCCGACGCGCTGTGGGCCGCCTCGCAGGAGAACCCGGACGCGATCGTGGACGTCGCCACGCTGACCGGCGCGATGATGCTGGCGCTGGGCACCCGGACGTTCGGTGTCATGGCCAACGACGACGCGTTCCGCACCGCGGTGCACGAGGCGGCCGAGGAGGTCGGCGAGCCGGCCTGGCCGATGCCGCTGCCGGAGCACCTGCGCAAGGGCATGGACTCGCAGGTGGCCGACATCGCGAACATGGGCGAGCGCTGGGGCGGCGGGCTGGTGGCCGGCCTGTTCCTGCGCGAGTTCGTGGGCGAGGGCATCGCCTGGGCGCACCTGGACATCGCCGGGCCGGCGTTCAACGAGGGCGGCCCGTTCGGCTACACCCCGAAGGGCGGCACGGGTTCGGCGGTGCGGACGCTGGTCCGGCTGGCCGAGCTCACGGCCGAGGGTGACCTCGGCTAA